One genomic window of Arvicanthis niloticus isolate mArvNil1 chromosome 24, mArvNil1.pat.X, whole genome shotgun sequence includes the following:
- the Fzd10 gene encoding frizzled-10 has protein sequence MQHPGPRLWLVLQVMMGSCAAISSMDLERPGDGKCQPVEIPMCKDIGYNTTRMPNLMGHENQREAAIQLHEFAPLVEYGCHSHLRFFLCSLYAPMCTEQVSTPIPACRVMCEQARLKCSPIMEQFKFRWPDSLDCSKLPNKNDPNYLCMEAPNNGSDEPSRGSGMFPPLFRPQRPHSAQEHPLKDGGPGRAGCDNPGKFHHVEKSESCAPLCTPGVDVYWSRDDKRFAVVWLAIWSVLCFFSSAFTVLTFLIDPSRFRYPERPIIFLSMCYCVYSVGYIIRLFAGAESIACDRDSGQLYVIQEGLESTGCTLVFLVLYYFGMASSLWWVVLTLTWFLAAGKKWGHEAIEANSSYFHLAAWAIPAVKTILILVMRRVAGDELTGVCYVGSMDVNALTGFVLVPLACYLVIGTSFILSGFVALFHIRRVMKTGGENTDKLEKLMVRIGVFSLLYTVPATCVIACYFYERLNMDYWKMLATQHKCKMNNQTKTPDCLMTTSIPAVEVFMVKVSMLLVVGITSGVWVWTSKTLQSWQQVCSRGLKRKSRRKPASVVTSAGIYKKAQHPQKPHLGKYELPVQPSACV, from the coding sequence ATGCAACACCCGGGCCCGCGCCTGTGGCTGGTGCTGCAGGTGATGATGGGCTCGTGCGCGGCCATCAGCTCCATGGACTTAGAGCGCCCTGGAGACGGCAAGTGCCAGCCGGTGGAGATTCCCATGTGCAAGGACATCGGCTACAACACCACCCGCATGCCCAACCTGATGGGCCACGAGAACCAGCGCGAGGCGGCCATCCAACTGCACGAGTTCGCGCCGCTCGTGGAGTACGGCTGCCACAGCCACCTCCGCTTCTTCCTGTGCTCGCTGTACGCGCCCATGTGCACCGAACAGGTCTCCACACCCATCCCTGCTTGCCGGGTCATGTGCGAGCAGGCCCGGCTCAAGTGCTCGCCGATCATGGAGCAGTTCAAATTCAGGTGGCCGGACTCCCTGGATTGCAGCAAGCTCCCCAACAAGAACGACCCCAACTACCTGTGCATGGAGGCGCCCAACAACGGCTCGGATGAGCCCAGTCGGGGCTCTGGTATGTTCCCTCCGCTTTTCAGGCCCCAGAGGCCCCACAGTGCTCAGGAACACCCACTAAAGGACGGGGGTCCCGGGCGCGCAGGCTGTGACAACCCAGGCAAGTTTCACCACGTGGAGAAGAGCGAATCCTGCGCACCGCTCTGCACTCCGGGGGTGGATGTGTACTGGAGCCGCGACGACAAGCGCTTCGCTGTGGTCTGGCTGGCCATCTGGTCCGTGCTGTGCTTCTTCTCCAGCGCCTTCACCGTTCTCACCTTCCTCATCGACCCATCACGCTTCAGGTACCCCGAGCGTCCTATCATCTTTCTTTCCATGTGCTACTGCGTTTATTCGGTGGGTTATATCATCCGCCTCTTCGCGGGCGCGGAGAGCATCGCCTGCGACCGGGACAGTGGGCAGCTGTATGTTATCCAGGAAGGGCTGGAGAGCACGGGCTGTACCTTAGTCTTCTTGGTACTTTACTACTTCGGGATGGCCAGCTCTTTATGGTGGGTGGTCCTCACCCTAACTTGGTTTCTGGCTGCTGGCAAAAAGTGGGGCCATGAGGCCATTGAAGCCAACAGCAGCTACTTTCACCTGGCAGCCTGGGCCATCCCGGCTGTGAAGACTATCTTGATCCTGGTGATGCGCAGGGTGGCAGGGGATGAGCTCACTGGTGTGTGTTACGTGGGCAGCATGGATGTCAATGCTCTGACCGGCTTCGTGCTGGTCCCACTGGCTTGCTACCTAGTCATCGGCACTTCCTTCATCCTGTCCGGCTTTGTGGCTTTATTCCACATCCGGAGGGTGATGAAAACGGGTGGGGAGAACACGGACAAGCTGGAGAAGCTCATGGTACGTATAGGGGTCTTCTCCCTCCTCTACACTGTGCCAGCCACCTGTGTGATTGCCTGCTACTTTTATGAACGTCTCAACATGGACTACTGGAAGATGCTGGCCACCCAGCACAAGTGTAAGATGAACAATCAGACCAAGACACCTGACTGCCTGATGACCACCTCCATCCCAGCCGTGGAGGTCTTCATGGTTAAAGTGTCCATGCTTCTGGTGGTGGGCATTACCAGTGGGGTGTGGGTCTGGACTTCCAAGACCCTGCAATCCTGGCAACAGGTATGTAGCCGGGGGCTAAAGAGGAAAAGCCGGAGGAAACCAGCCAGTGTGGTCACCAGTGCAGGGATCTACAAAAAAGCCCAGCACCCCCAAAAACCTCATCTTGGGAAGTATGAGCTACCCGTGCAGCCTTCAGCCTGCGTGTGA